A genomic window from Chrysoperla carnea chromosome 3, inChrCarn1.1, whole genome shotgun sequence includes:
- the LOC123294532 gene encoding uncharacterized protein LOC123294532 has protein sequence MASAKDTATFFVNGTPQQFEQVLKLYPQALKLKAERKTKKPEELIKLDNWYQNELPKKIKSRGKDAHLIHEELCQTMKWKQTRGKFYPQLSYLVKVNTPRAVMQETKRAFKKLPNLEQAITALSNLKGVGTTMASALLAAASPESAPFMADECLMAIPEIEGIDYTTKEYLKFVSHIQSTVDRLNDSLNTKEWSPHTVELALWTHYIVSEYKPELLQSISENGSNNTLHQNGDSVGAETSDESNQGPPLNGKMPTLDQLDDATSFTEDSLDKPSPSIIANEETNDSVVSESTNDSTSVPHNNINSINNKRPAADMLDESSLNTNEESNNSTQEVDDEPVNKKNKIEDIGDK, from the exons ATGGCTTCCGCTAAAGACACGgctacattttttgtaaatggtaCACCACAACAATTCGAACAAGTGTTAAAATTATATCCACAAGCGTTAAAGTTAAAAGCTGAAAGAAAAACGAAGAAACCtgaagaattaattaaattagataaCTG gtatCAAAATGAACTgccaaagaaaattaaaagtcgAGGAAAGGATGCCCACTTGATTCATGAAGAATTATGTCAAACTATGAAATGGAAACAAACG CGAGGGAAATTTTATCCGCAACTCTCATATTTGGTAAAAGTAAATACACCACGTGCTGTAATGCAGGAAACAAAGcgagcttttaaaaaattaccaaatttagAACAAGCAATAACAGCATTATCAAACTTAAAAGGTGTTGGTACAACAATGGCATCTGCGCTATTAGCAGCCGCATCACCAGAAAGCGCGCCATTTATGGCTGATGAATGTTTAATGGCAATACCAGAAATTGAGGGTATTGATTACAcaacaaaagaatatttaaaatttgtgagtCATATACAATCAACCGTAGACCGATTAAATGATAGCTTAAACACAAAAGAATGGTCACCGCATACAGTAGAATTGGCATTATGGACCCATTACATAGTATCCGAATATAAACCAGAATTATTACAATCAATATCCGAAAATGGTAGTAACAATACATTACATCAGAATGGTGATTCAGTGGGTGCTGAAACATCTGACGAAAGTAATCAAGGTCCACCATTAAATGGAAAAATGCCGACATTAGATCAATTGGACGACGCAACATCGTTTACAGAAGATTCATTAGATAAACCATCACCGTCAATAATTGCTAATGAAGAAACAAATGATTCCGTTGTATCAGAATCAACGAATGATTCCACATCTGTACCACATAACAATATtaatagtattaataataaaaggcCTGCTGCTGACATGCTGGATGAATCCTCGCTAAATACAAATGAAGAATCAAATAATAGTACACAAGAAGTGGATGATGAACcagtgaacaaaaaaaataaaatagaagatATTGGTGACAAGTGA
- the LOC123294878 gene encoding protein asunder isoform X1 produces the protein MAFQSDGMFPANHKTVFVLDHTPYFGISCDSLIEFEFLKTRGTAIIPLTPICKSLWTCSVESAIEYCRIVWDLFPQGKLVRFIVSDTIAHILNTWNPQTQNLTHIMNAMSMIGIPPRSVPANVELSVLHGLRAAVEALSELTDIQKTHLNNPDNKQPKLLNNTRVICVTSARDDESMKSLEEIFHNVLITQNKLLAGNENALIINHCHLVIINISPNNMDSPVSNHPPKELSSILTTEVHSIKAPTISMKLSHLILQHYDLASTTVTGIPMKEEQNASSSANYDVEIYHASAAHTAILKGNTADTAMIKNLREGFEYETVTLKWCTPRGCSAQEMQNCTAMHRITPVDVNSRPSSCLINFLLNGRSVMLEMPRKSGGKIISHLLAAHGGEIFIHTLYTARSVLEDPPSISEGPGGRVTDYRITDFGTFIQNNKLVPMKCKTEDSGTPVEKMLARLDRQTKYWPITISSTLVFNLKNYIDPLPQLMTKDTLNDEEVVQCKQVIYNLIGLESKHEPLHLINVGHRIKGQKREDQYKVLWSEIETLLKNNCHTKNHTAVYNCLLECHKFPVEETEAKISDKVELDQALRELDQLGKPDVPDQLARASVIRATTDSPMSPPPLTSISTNGTKNTSRTSSSSIYGGPKSFLDIFLGMEKVQQRTEFHGRLAADGPVAKLYPNLNLDKDRGPKPDVSMEVE, from the exons atggcaTTCCAATCGGACGGAATGTTTCCTGCAAATCATAAAACAGTATTTGTCTTAGATCACACACCATATTTTGGTATTTCATGTGATAGCTTAAtcgaatttgaatttttgaaaacaagagGTACCGCAATAATCCCATTAACGCCAATATGTAAATCTTTGTGGACGTGTTCGGTTGAATCAGCAATCGAATACTGTCGAATTGTTTGGGATTTATTTCCTCAAGGGAAATTAGTTCGATTTATAGTCAGTGATACAATTGCACACATTTTAAATACATGGAATCctcaaacacaaaatttaacgCAT ataATGAACGCTATGTCTATGATCGGAATACCACCCAGAAGCGTTCCTGCAAATGTAGAATTATCGGTTTTGCATGGATTGCGAGCTGCTGTGGAAGCGCTCTCAGAATTAACAGATATTCAAAAAACACATTTGAATAACCCGGATAATAAACAGCCAAAGCTATTGAACAATACACGAGTGATCTGTGTTACTTCAGCTCGTGACGATGAAAGTATGAAAAgtttagaagaaatttttcataatgttttaataactcaaaataaacttttagctGGGAATGAGAA tgctttaataataaatcattgtcATCTAGTGATTATTAACATCAGTCCTAATAATATGGATTCACCTGTATCAAATCATCCGCCTAAAGAG ctCTCATCAATTCTTACAACCGAAGTACATTCAATAAAAGCTCCcacaatttcaatgaaattatcTCACTTAATTCTTCAACACTACGATTTGGCAAGTACAACCGTTACTGGAATTCCTATGAAAGAAGAACAAAATGCTAGCTCTTCAGCAAATTACGATGTTGAAATATATCATGCTAGTGCAGCGCACACAGCAATATTAAAAGGCAATACAGCTGATACAgctatgataaaaaatttacgtgAAGGATTTGAATATGAAACAGTTACACTAAAATGGTGTACACCACGAGGTTGTAGCGCTCAAGAAATGCAAAATTGTACAGCAATGCATCGAATAACACCTGTTGATGTCAATTCACGGCCGTCTTCatgtttaatcaattttttactaaacggtCGATCCGTAATGTTGGAAATGCCACGGAAATCGGGTGGAAAAATTATTAGCCACTTGCTAGCGGCGCATGGTGgggaaatttttatccatacgCTATATACAGCTAGATCTGTATTGGAAGATCCACCATCTATATCAGAAGGACCAGGTGGTCGTGTTACAGATTATAGAATCACCGATTTTGgtacatttatacaaaataataaattagtacCGATGAAATGTAAAACAGAAGATAGTGGAACGCCGGTGGAAAAGATGTTAGCCCGATTAGATAGGCAGACAAAATATTGGCCGATTACAATTAGTTCtacattagtttttaatttaaaaaat TATATTGATCCATTACCGCAATTAATGACTAAAGATACATTAAACGATGAAGAAGTTGTACAATGTAAACAAGTTATCTACAATTTAATTGGTTTGGAATCAAAACATGAACCATTACATTTAATAAACGTTGGACATCGAATCAAAGGTCAAAAACGTGAAGATcaatataaagttttatggTCAGAAATTGAaacgttattaaaaaataattgtcacACGAAAAATCATACAGCAGTCTATAATTGTCTGTTGGAATGCCATAAATTTCCAGTTGAAGAAACTGAAGCGAAAATATCCGATAAAGTTGAGTTAGATCAAGCCCTCCGAGAATTGGATCAACTTG GTAAACCAGACGTTCCAGATCAACTTGCAAGAGCATCAGTTATCCGTGCTACAACTGATTCGCCAATGTCACCACCGCCATTAACAAGTATTTCGACGAATGGTACAAAGAATACATCACGAACATCCTCGAGTTCAATATATGGCGGACCAAAATCATTCCTTGATATTTTTCTCGGTATGGAAAAAGTTCAACAACGCACTGAATTTCATGGACGTCTTGCAGCAGATGGGCCAGTTGCTAAATTatatccaaatttaaatttagataaagATCGTGGTCCAAAACCAGATGTCTCCATGGAGGTGGAATAA
- the LOC123295999 gene encoding protein PFC0760c-like: MNLYLLIPLACLACFVTYNVNATPIQVINAPKARELSSSSELKTDDSIVSSSENSEVVADLKKVDEASSEPVVPAVVAEGEKEQVKESGRQSQPASSSSSDDDDDDDDDDDLDVDIGDDDDDDDDDDDDDVVRPANPPAASSSSSSDDDDDDDDDDDYFGSFFDDILGDDDDDDDDSPSTGAVQPQTPVQSAPPAIVAEAAEDTAAAEEQLNSADGGEDDTQTANYDDDDAGQNLIEKDPETSNQLSNIQTNSVQIVDPVPSNIPSDNTNNVNTDDDDDDDDDDDDGLGGLTDVGDDDDDDDDDDDDSADDDDDDDDDDDDLDIGGDDVIEARRNSRAMSPAANQRIPAMYISKYNRFVDNILGRINKILRRSYDPVRVKLQSNESKNKKNSNKKKKKPTKHTRSNTKPQNVQQPENKMAEVELVEKLSRSLAEAEEKFNEKSLSPRNENETMKMNNEETTRRSSNSKGSSNRNKNKKKNNSNKTKAAKKNQKARATLFGLSSLRRDGDVSVNLMADHTTVKTNFILGPLTLKVEKEFGRGVKRELKSATATTAEMHGKLSLRIVQGGAATLHSIRVLQPKQVRIDSPDDHDRTREFVWKRSAQIAQVVSKKLTTATKSMLQPIPKP, encoded by the exons atgaatttatatttattaataccgcTAGCATGTCTAGCATGTTTTGTTACGTATAACGTAAATGCAACACCTATTCAAGTGATAAACGCACCAAAAGCACGAGAACTTTCATCCTCATCAGAGTTAAAAACAGATGATAGTATTGTATCAAGTAGTGAAAATAGTGAAGTCGTggctgatttaaaaaaagtcgatGAAGCATCATCTGAACCAGTTGTGCCAGCAGTTGTTGCTGAAGGTGAAAAAGAACAAGTAAAAGAATCTGGACGACAATCTCAACCAGCATCCTCTTCATCATCCGACGATGATGACGATGATGACGATGACGATGATTTGGATGTAGATATTGGTGATGATGAcgacgatgatgatgatgacgatgACGATGATGTTGTTCGACCAGCTAATCCACCAGCCGCATCTTCTTCATCATCTtccgatgatgatgatgacgacGACGATGATGATGATTACTTCGGTAGTTTTTTCGATGACATTCTAGGAG atgatgatgatgacgatgATGATTCACCATCAACTGGTGCTGTGCAACCACAAACACCTGTACAATCTGCACCACCAGCTATAGTAGCTGAAGCCGCCGAAGATACAGCAGCAGCCGAAGAACAATTAAATTCAGCTGATGGTGGTGAGGACGATACACAGACAGCAAACTATGACGATGACGATGCTggacaaaatttaattgaaaaagacCCAGAGACCTCAAATCAATTGAGTAACATTCAAACAAATTCTGTACAAATTGTTGACCCAGTACCATCGAACATACCTAGTGACAATACAAATAACGTAAATACTGACGATGATGATGACGATGACGATGATGACGACGATGGCTTAGGTGGTTTGACTGATGTAGGTGACGATGATGACGAtgacgatgatgatgatgatgattcaGCAGATGATGATGACGATGATGACGATGACGATGATGATCTCGATATTGGTGGTGATGACGTCATCGAGGCGAGACGTAATTCAC gtgCTATGTCGCCTGCAGCAAATCAAAGAATTCCAGCTATGTACATTTCAAAGTATAATCGTTTTGTTGATAACATTTTGGGGCGTATCAACAAAATTCTAAGACGATCCTATGATCCAGTTCGTGTAAAATTACAAAGCAATGAaagtaaaaacaagaaaaattcaaataaaaaaaagaagaaaccaACTAAACACACACGATCCAATACAAAACCACAAAATGTACAACAACCGGAAAATAAAATGGCCGAAGTTGAATTAGTTGAAAAATTATCGAGAAGTCTGGCTGAAGCAGAAGAGAAATTCAACGAGAAGTCATTATCGCCCAGGAATGAAAACGAAACGATGAAAATGAATAATGAAGAAACTACAAGACGCTCTTCTAACAGTAAAGGTTCATCAAATaggaacaaaaacaaaaagaaaaataatagtaaCAAAACAAAAGCTGCAAAGAAAAACCAAAAAGCTCGAGCTACCTTATTTGGATTATCATCACTGCGTAGAGATGGAGATGTATCTGTGAATCTAATGGCCGATCATACTACCGTAAAAACTAACTTTATCTTAGGACCATTAACACTTAAAGTAGAAAAAGAg ttTGGACGTGGCGTCAAACGTGAACTAAAAAGTGCCACTGCAACAACAGCTGAAATGCATGGAAAATTAAGTCTACGAATTGTGCAAGGTGGTGCTGCTACTTTACACTCAATTCGAGTACTTCAACCGAAACAAGTCCGGATTGATAGTCCTGATGATCATGATCGAACGAGAGAATTTGTATGGAAACGTAGTGCACAAATTGCACAAGTAgtctcaaaaaaattaactacagCCACTAAATCAATGCTCCAACCAATTCCAAAACCATAA
- the LOC123294878 gene encoding protein asunder isoform X2, with product MAFQSDGMFPANHKTVFVLDHTPYFGISCDSLIEFEFLKTRGTAIIPLTPICKSLWTCSVESAIEYCRIVWDLFPQGKLVRFIVSDTIAHILNTWNPQTQNLTHIMNAMSMIGIPPRSVPANVELSVLHGLRAAVEALSELTDIQKTHLNNPDNKQPKLLNNTRVICVTSARDDESMKSLEEIFHNVLITQNKLLAGNENALIINHCHLVIINISPNNMDSPVSNHPPKELSSILTTEVHSIKAPTISMKLSHLILQHYDLASTTVTGIPMKEEQNASSSANYDVEIYHASAAHTAILKGNTADTAMIKNLREGFEYETVTLKWCTPRGCSAQEMQNCTAMHRITPVDVNSRPSSCLINFLLNGRSVMLEMPRKSGGKIISHLLAAHGGEIFIHTLYTARSVLEDPPSISEGPGGRVTDYRITDFGTFIQNNKLVPMKCKTEDSGTPVEKMLARLDRQTKYWPITISSTLVFNLKNYIDPLPQLMTKDTLNDEEVVQCKQVIYNLIGLESKHEPLHLINVGHRIKGQKREDQYKVLWSEIETLLKNNCHTKNHTAVYNCLLECHKFPVEETEAKISDKVELDQALRELDQLDVPDQLARASVIRATTDSPMSPPPLTSISTNGTKNTSRTSSSSIYGGPKSFLDIFLGMEKVQQRTEFHGRLAADGPVAKLYPNLNLDKDRGPKPDVSMEVE from the exons atggcaTTCCAATCGGACGGAATGTTTCCTGCAAATCATAAAACAGTATTTGTCTTAGATCACACACCATATTTTGGTATTTCATGTGATAGCTTAAtcgaatttgaatttttgaaaacaagagGTACCGCAATAATCCCATTAACGCCAATATGTAAATCTTTGTGGACGTGTTCGGTTGAATCAGCAATCGAATACTGTCGAATTGTTTGGGATTTATTTCCTCAAGGGAAATTAGTTCGATTTATAGTCAGTGATACAATTGCACACATTTTAAATACATGGAATCctcaaacacaaaatttaacgCAT ataATGAACGCTATGTCTATGATCGGAATACCACCCAGAAGCGTTCCTGCAAATGTAGAATTATCGGTTTTGCATGGATTGCGAGCTGCTGTGGAAGCGCTCTCAGAATTAACAGATATTCAAAAAACACATTTGAATAACCCGGATAATAAACAGCCAAAGCTATTGAACAATACACGAGTGATCTGTGTTACTTCAGCTCGTGACGATGAAAGTATGAAAAgtttagaagaaatttttcataatgttttaataactcaaaataaacttttagctGGGAATGAGAA tgctttaataataaatcattgtcATCTAGTGATTATTAACATCAGTCCTAATAATATGGATTCACCTGTATCAAATCATCCGCCTAAAGAG ctCTCATCAATTCTTACAACCGAAGTACATTCAATAAAAGCTCCcacaatttcaatgaaattatcTCACTTAATTCTTCAACACTACGATTTGGCAAGTACAACCGTTACTGGAATTCCTATGAAAGAAGAACAAAATGCTAGCTCTTCAGCAAATTACGATGTTGAAATATATCATGCTAGTGCAGCGCACACAGCAATATTAAAAGGCAATACAGCTGATACAgctatgataaaaaatttacgtgAAGGATTTGAATATGAAACAGTTACACTAAAATGGTGTACACCACGAGGTTGTAGCGCTCAAGAAATGCAAAATTGTACAGCAATGCATCGAATAACACCTGTTGATGTCAATTCACGGCCGTCTTCatgtttaatcaattttttactaaacggtCGATCCGTAATGTTGGAAATGCCACGGAAATCGGGTGGAAAAATTATTAGCCACTTGCTAGCGGCGCATGGTGgggaaatttttatccatacgCTATATACAGCTAGATCTGTATTGGAAGATCCACCATCTATATCAGAAGGACCAGGTGGTCGTGTTACAGATTATAGAATCACCGATTTTGgtacatttatacaaaataataaattagtacCGATGAAATGTAAAACAGAAGATAGTGGAACGCCGGTGGAAAAGATGTTAGCCCGATTAGATAGGCAGACAAAATATTGGCCGATTACAATTAGTTCtacattagtttttaatttaaaaaat TATATTGATCCATTACCGCAATTAATGACTAAAGATACATTAAACGATGAAGAAGTTGTACAATGTAAACAAGTTATCTACAATTTAATTGGTTTGGAATCAAAACATGAACCATTACATTTAATAAACGTTGGACATCGAATCAAAGGTCAAAAACGTGAAGATcaatataaagttttatggTCAGAAATTGAaacgttattaaaaaataattgtcacACGAAAAATCATACAGCAGTCTATAATTGTCTGTTGGAATGCCATAAATTTCCAGTTGAAGAAACTGAAGCGAAAATATCCGATAAAGTTGAGTTAGATCAAGCCCTCCGAGAATTGGATCAACTTG ACGTTCCAGATCAACTTGCAAGAGCATCAGTTATCCGTGCTACAACTGATTCGCCAATGTCACCACCGCCATTAACAAGTATTTCGACGAATGGTACAAAGAATACATCACGAACATCCTCGAGTTCAATATATGGCGGACCAAAATCATTCCTTGATATTTTTCTCGGTATGGAAAAAGTTCAACAACGCACTGAATTTCATGGACGTCTTGCAGCAGATGGGCCAGTTGCTAAATTatatccaaatttaaatttagataaagATCGTGGTCCAAAACCAGATGTCTCCATGGAGGTGGAATAA